In Perca fluviatilis chromosome 19, GENO_Pfluv_1.0, whole genome shotgun sequence, the genomic window accagcaatctcttaccacatgttacacacatgtcacgccacttatacaacatctaactaaatgtcttataaagctaacaacggtgtccgatttcaaattatatgaatatttgtgaagactaagtgtttcgttagctgcgactgtcccttcaatcctatctttgtgtagctacaaatcacggatagttagcttcatttttggtcgtaattcgagtatatttacagtttgaatttcgtcacgccacttatacaacatccaACTAAATGTTTTGTAAAGCTAACagcggtgtccgatttcaagttaatgaatatttgtgaactgtaaggggttcattagctgcaactgtcccttcaatcctagctgtatgtagctacaaatcacggatagtccgatttcaagttaatgaatttttgtgaattccagaggaattctaagaggaggctggctagctctcattgatagagctccatccagccgcaggctctatcaatgagactcacggacaagcggcgtttatttccccaatcgtttgtttaaataactcaacacattataattacacacattaaaagagtaactggaacctgtggtaagagaatgctggcgtaacaagctcgctgaccgcgctttcactcacatacaccgggcatttagctagcaagaagaggggagttgcaggccctggagctctgtcagagcagtggcatttcgtagtccattagcccaaaacggtgactttgcacgggtatggagtgctgtgggttgccagcctaacggagctcaatcgagctcacagcaggccggggtctgtgaaggaaggcaagccgggcggcgaggcaacaaccaggcagcactggccgctgaactccgacacagtcggacaaaatttgcaattagacatcaattttcgtaaaactgcccatatttgacctcaacatagttgatttctcacataaaaaagtctcagaagtgaatttaatggtaaaatagcagatgaacaatgtatacaatttctgagatctgcacgacctagattcagaagactaactgatctcaggtcagttgtgtagcctatgtaaatgttggggcgtgacaaacacagagactagagccaaatgaggaggagccgcaatagttgacgtcaactatggggctcgttgagatttgcccgttttcagaggcagtttcaaatagtgagatttgcagaggaaagaggtgtcagtgggatttagaggttctatgtatgtcctagttacccactaaactgtcattattcaactatgacaaggtaaaatcagttttgcattctatcacccctttaagtacatTATGTTTTCTTTAACATATATTGCAGGCCCACATTCTTTTGAGCTGGTCTTTTGATGCTTGAACTCTTGTCTCTAGCGCCCATGGAAATGTTACAATTAGTCCATTTGTGTAAAATGAATCAGACCACTTTTAAGGGGCCATACCCTTTTCTTTCAACCCTACCCCTCTTAAAAACGACTGTACTCCGAAATGAACCCACTTCTCAGTCACACAAGCCTATCCTTTGCCAACTAGCAATCAGTTAAAGCTGCAATGGTGTTCTCTGAAGTTCTTAGCCTTAGTATCATATCATCATCGCTAAAGGGTTTTGGCTGCTCTTGACCCGTTTCCCTTTCTGAAATATGCTACAAAGCAATCTCCCAGTTGACATAAAGCGAGGAGTGGAGAGCATGAGCAGCTTGTTGGCAGACGCAACAACTGAAGTgcttacttccttccttcctttaatattatcCTACAATTGAGATATACTTCGAAACATACAATATCAGAGCTGAAACTTATATTTGATTTACTATCAATGAGTCAATCAACAGAACATTTTTAAGTGTTATGTTTAATTCATATCAGTTTCTTTGACTAAAGAATTTCTGGAATTATGGAATTTTCTTGCAAAAGAAGTGATTTTAAGattatatctttttttctgacagcagtgggAATAAGTGGAACCAGCAGCAAAATATTTTTAAGTTATGtcagattttagtttttttttttttttttaacttaacgtCAAAATTCATCAAAGCTGGAAACTGGGACTCACCATGCTGTTGAGCTCTGAATCATCATAGCTGTCACATGGCCCAGGCCCCCCAAGGGGCTCAAGACCATCTTCGTCCCACATGTAGGTTCCACCAGAGCTGTTGGAGGGCGATAACTCCACAGACGAAGCCTGAAGGACATCACCCTGCTCTGAAGACAAATCCAGTGGTCCCTGGGAGTCCTGCATAGGGCTTTCTTCTGTATTTCCTGaagaacaaatataaacacaGGACTGAAAGACTGACACAAATGTAGCACAAACATTTAGTTGAATGTTCTTTCAATTCGGTTTTTCAATTTACCTGCCAGATCCATGGTGTCCCAATCAAGGGTCTCATTGAGAAAGCTTTGTAGGCGGGTTTGAGTAGTGCTGCCAGTTTTCCTGTTGTCAGGCAGGTCACTATCACTGAACACATCTCCCACACAGTCAATGTCATCTAGAAACTCTTCACTGGTATCACCTCTGTCTAGAGATGAGGCAGAAGACAAGGACATGTCTTCCAGAGTCTCGCCTGCTGTCTGGCCAGAGCTCTTCCTAAGCATACTActttctcctcctttttctcCAGAGCTtccatcactgtcactgtgtgagTCTGCCTTGGCAGCTTCAACAGTTTGCTCAATGTCTTTTGCTATCCCTAATAGCCCTGCACATTCAGAAGTAGCTGAAGGTCTGATATCCCCCTTGACCCTTCCTAGAAAAAGTGGCTTCTGCTGCTTGGCCTGCCCAGATCGAGACAGCCTGTAGCCCAAAGACCCCCCACTGCTGCCCAATGATTTGGTCAGCACACTACTGGGGAGCAGAGGCTTCTTTAGAGCGCTGGGAGTAGTGGGTGCTGGGGAGATCGAGAGGGTGGGCAGAGAGGAGGCAGCTGAAGAAGTTCTACTGTATTGATGTCCTCCAAGTCCTCCACATAGACCTCCTGAACCTCCAAGGCTGCCATTCAGGCCTCCCAGTCCTAAACCCACTCTTCCATTGCTCAGCTGAGGGGGTTTAAGAAAACTACTCCGAGGAGGTCGAAGCTGAGTGTTTGCCAGAGGCTTGGCTAGCTCCACAGCACGGTTAAATGAGAAGGACCGTGTCATAGGCTGACTGGTGGGCGAGGGAATCTGCTTGAAGTGAGTGAAGCTGTTTGAACGCACCATGTTGTCCAGTGCCAAGGTCTTAAGGCTGTCACTGGACTGGGACAGGCTGTCTTGAGAGCTGCTTCTGGGAGAGCTGGATCCTAACCTTGGCCGTACAAGACGGGACTCTGACCCTGTTCGAGCAGGAATGCTGGAGCCATTATGGCCCTTTTTAGGACTTACGTTTAGTGGGCTTTGTCCCAGCTTGGTCCCCACTTTGGGACTCATCGTCAAGGATTGCTTGGGGATGGCCTTGGGACTGGAGACCGCCACCATGAAAGCACCTGATCTTCGCATCTTGGGTGTCGCAGGAAAGCCATTTTTTACCTCCTTTGCCAATGAAGGAAGCTGTATCTGAGCCTTGTCTTCAACTCCATCCCCAGGGCTGGTGGGGGTGGTGACGCCAGTGGGGGTTGTCCCCTCATCTCTCTTCAATTTCATGGAAAAGGGAGAGGCACAGATACACATTTAGTGTGGGGGGAATGGATGAGAATAGTTGGTGTGTTGGACAGACAATGGGAAAGCACCACCACCCCCGGAgacccccacaaaaaaaaattaatacacAATAACCAACACcacataaatgttttttttttttttttttattaaaaaaaaaaaaaaaaaaaaaaaaaaaagacagttaaGGAGATGATTAGATGTAAGTGTGTACAATTAGACTTGGGACACTGACAAGCagctatatactgtatttttgacTGGTAATATAGTACAGagatttgtttttctgtctgtgacAATAACCACTACTATGACAAGTTCCATTATAGATTAAATGAAAGAAGAAAGTCAAATGTAGTTGAAAAACACACATTAGCAAACGTACTCAGACACAGTAACAATACAAAGGGTAGTCTTGTCCACCTGCTGCAGTGATTGCATGTCTGTCTTCTTTTAAAGATAGCTGACTGTGAGAAGCATTAGGGATTAATCTGGCAAGCTTACAGGGCGACTTGAGACTTTGTCACGGCAAGTCTGGCTGATGCTTTCCCATGGTCATGGGAGGGACATATTGGAGGGAGGGCTAAATTAATTGTCTTTATGCAACTGGTACATGAACACAAATTCCAATCACACATGGCATATCTGCTGTCTCTTCCTTAAACAttgtgctaaaaaaaaactaagggtaaataaaagaaacaaacaggaCATTCTTAATAAGAAGTTAATATAATGATGTGCTTCAATATTTTAAAAGAGGTTCACACATGACATGACCTGTAGCTGGCACGGGTTTTAGAGGATATGGCACCAACATGCCTGGCCAACAAAAGAATGGGTAAATGAATAGACAGCGCCTGGGGGACAAGGGAAACCAGCGCTGGGAAGGTGGCCAGCACACTGTGAATAGTGAATGGAGGATGTACAACATGTAAAGCCAATGGAGGAAGAACACAGGGCTGTTTTTTGCTACTCATTGTTAAATTTATTCAATTCCAATCAGCCATGTGACAAGTGCACATGTGTTGGTGGTGCACCTGCGTGATCCATCTGGCTAGTGCTGGAAGATTATGAATAGGAAAGTTACTGAGATCCAGATGGCTGGTGCGGTTAGCAGAAAGTAATACATCTGCATGAGGGAGCAAAGCAGTTACTTAAAACTGTTTGTAGACGGTTGCCCTCGAAAAAATTGTTGTTGCATCAAACAATATTAATATTCACAAATGCAAATTAACCTTAGCCTAAGAAATGCATGCTCCCATGTGAGTGGATCCTTTGACAAACTGGCACAAAGGCAGATACTAGAGCAATAATCCACTCAACTTTTGAAGGGTGGGGGAGGGGTGTTGTGTTACAATGTGGGTCACctattctgtaaaaaaaaaactctgtacCACACTGCCCCACATTCCCATGCAAAGACACACGTGTCTACAATCAAAGAGACACACTCACCACTGACACAGAAGTCTGGCTATGCCACCATCCTAAGCTgctgcaaaaacacacatgggcccaaacactaaaacacacagttacacacaaaaTCAGGTCAGCATGTGCAGGCAGGGCAACCAAAGCCTCTTTGCCCCAGGGAAGGGGGCGgtgattgtgtgtgtctatgtgtgtttaATGGGTAGCAATTAGATTAGGGGTTTTCGCCACTGCGAATGGCCCCAGACCTCTCAAGTTTTATTCACATCCAGCGTGGCAGATCACTATTACAAAGCAGCAAatccacacactgctgtggCAAATGTTTATTCATCTGGGTCATCTCACTCATCACCCAGCCACTGGAAGATATCCGACTGCAGTGCTGGTGTtttctttgatgttttttaCTTAAGTCCCCATGAAAAAATCCCACATCCACAGCTTCTATTCTTTACATATTATGGTTTTGTTATAATTATTGGCCTGCTGCATATATATAGAGGTGCAGTCAATGAAAAGTAATCTCAACAGTCTCAACTTTGTATTTACTGCAACAGCAAACAAAAGAAATATGCACAACCCTCTGATTTAACAGTTGCTCAAATAATACAACTAGTAGGATCATGAAagagaagtgaaaaaaaaaaaatgaagatctGAGATGTCAGAGATCAACGTGTATATATGACATTAGCTTTCTCTACATTTAagcaaatttaaattttttctatTGGAAAATCAGTAGCCTACTAATGTCACATCATCAGAGCCAAGGTATAAAGCTGAGTATAGCCTGTATTGATTCATTAATACTAGTGCCCATACAATACCAATGTTTTGGTACCAATGCCCAAAACGATGCTGTTAAAGTTACCTTAAATTGCGGACTgtaatacatttaatacatgtaatacattttaatacattaaaatgtatattattttaacaaaataagCCAAACTTGCCACGTTCGTACATCAGTGAATAATTGATCTTAACGTTAACAACCATACAAGCATTTTGCCtaaataaacatacaaaattattatttgaatagTATTTGAGTAAATAGCTTATCTAAGAATCGGAAAATAGGTATCTGACCAAATTTCAGTAAATGATTGTATAGTTCTGTTATTCCGTGCTACAGACACAATATGGTTGATATCCAGCCCTATTCCCTAATACTAGTACAAAGACACAGGTCAGCTCAAGAGGACCACAAATCAACAACAAGATCCCAACTGAGTGACACACATTCAGAGGTAGGGCAGTAAAACGTGCAGGCCATCTGTCAAACTCTCATATCTGAAGGCCTGCCCCTCCCCCCAGAGTATAGTACTGTAGATAAATATCTCAGAGCTTCACTAACAAGTACAAGGCTTGCACTAAACCCCATATTAACCAAGGCCAGCAAAGTGCCTTCTGTGGCTCTGCACTGCACAACAAAACGATGAAACGAAATGAAACCTTTATAGTGTGAAGGGATGAATAATGTAAAGAAAAGTCCAGGAAAACACAGTCCAGGGTTAGAATCATACTTGTATATTGTGAAAACATGTTACAGGGAAAGCAAATTATGTAGCCTACACTGCAATGGTTTCTCATTGCAGTGTATAATAATTTGCTCTAACAATTCATTTTAACCTGGTTCGACATTGAGGTCTTCAGAGATAGTTTCAATAATTAAGTTTATCTTTGTTTTCTGGTCTGAATTCTTCACTGCAATGAGAATTGTTGAACAACAATAAACAGTTTTATCTTGATGTCCAAAAACCTTTCTGTTTTATCGATTTTTTCTGTTATAGAACAGATTAACAGCCAAAATAAACATCCAATATCACCCAGTGCATGCACTGTTTCTCCATGGTTTTACTCCCAATCAAGAGAGACTAATAGTACACACAGTGAAAGGAAAGAAGCAGGAGAGGAAGGGAAAATGATTACAACAAGAAGAggcaaagagaaagacagatactgttaaataaatagaatgagagagacagagagacagagagacaggactTCAGGCAGACTTTTCCCACAGAGAGAACCTGCAATTCAGCATCTCAGCAGTGATCCCGGTTTGTACAGAGAATGGgagctttctgtctgtctgccatttAGACTATTTGGCCTTACTTTATTTCAGACTCAGAGGACATTAAGACAAAAAGCACCTGGCAGAGATGGGGGAAGGCTAAAAAATCAGATCTGCAAGAATAAGTCGTTCATACTCCTCTGGCAAAGCTTTCACTTTTGACCTGCACACACATTACAGAGATGCTTTCTTCAGCAGTAACAGGATGGATGCAGATAGGATGTGACAGGCCGAGGGCTATGATCTATTGGGTCATTGGGGTTACGCATGAATGGAGGTGCTCTACTACACACAGTAAATCCCCTATGCTGCTGTGTATCCCCATGTCCCCGTCTCCAAATGCTCATAGTTCCCAATCATTACAAAGTCTCAGCATCATCTCTCAATAGCAGAATGCCAGGGTAGATCCATCTTTCCCCTCCTACCTTTCCTTCACTCAATTTTTAAAGATTGGTAAGGGGAGAATTTTATTCAGATTGCGAAAAACCCTAGAGAAGGAGCCATAGTAAAGGATgccttatttaaaaaacaatccaCCTTTCTATAGTATTTTAGAAAGAAAACAGCAAACAATATCAAAAACGtattaaaattgaaattgaaactaAAACTTGAAATGATTGGTAAACATGAGTACCTAACTCTTAGTATTGTATACCAGTTGTTGATGActgttatactgtataatattgCAGTAAACATCACTGCCAACTAATTTCCAAAGCATTGCATCACATTTGTATCTTGTTAATGCATTTatcattttagtacaatatgaaaATCAACTTTGGGAGGATTGATCccttaaataaaacataatcttaaaagaacagaaagatttaaaaaaaaaaaaagggttttaaaAGCAGAGGTGGGCCACTTGGCCTGAAATGAAGACCACCTGTGAACATCATAAAAAGGGAACACACTTATGAAGTTCATTCTCAGCAAAAAAAGAGCAGTGCTATTTCACACTGCACATGCCACATATTTAATGAGTGTGACTTTGGGTTGTCATATTTTTCgacaaagaaaaacagtttGACAGACTGAGGCTGACTGAGGTTTTCTCTGTTGCCCTGCTGCTGTAACTATTTCCTGTGTAGAGTCAGTTGTAGCTTATTAGTTAGATGTTCAGAATAGCTTTCTAAACACAACAGCAGTGTTCGTATTTGCAGAGGTTAAAAATGACTGAACAAGCAAAGAGCTTTCTCTTTTGAATAGAAAATTTGGATATCTGAGCAATTGTAGTCCACATGGACTGTGGTTAAGCTACATAATGAAGAGAACTGAAGAAAGGAAGATACAGTGAGGAAAACATACAGTGGGAGGGtcaggatggatggatggaatgaGCGAGAAAAGATTAACTGGTTCGTTCTTAGTATGATGTGGAAGGCAGTTGCAACTTCAAACTTCTCTGTACCTTCCTATTTCTTTCCATCTCGAAAACCTATCTttcataacatttattttaatgtttatttgtaaaGGGACATGTAGCATAAACCAATGCCACACACCAAAGCAGCCAAAGCTAATTTGCAATGCCAGTAAGAGCGCCAAACCAATCAATAATATGGATCAATAGTTAAATAACCCCTGTCTGAAGAGCCTAGTGTGTCATCCAGTTGGCTCCACTCTGAGACAAGTACCACCTCAGACACACATTATAACTACTATCTCAGAGCTGTTTCACTCTTGTCAGTGAAGACTCTCAACAAATCCAAGGGCTTGTTTCAACCAACCAGATCAactttaaaatgagaaaatatgtaggcctatttaATTCAAAGTATCTGATCTGAGAATGGATAATGTCATAATAAATATAACCTGACAATCAAATACAGCCCAAAGGACATTCTTAGCTCCTACTGAAACTAAACCAAAGTGCAGCTTCATGTACATATATTGACCATTGAGTCCATTGTCCCACTGGAGTAATAACTAGGCCAGTCATCTGGACAGAGCAGTAGAGGGCCACAGCTCTGTCCCTGAAGAGATTAACAGAGTGCCATTAGAGCAGGCTAATAGAATGAGACAGGGATGAAAGCAACACTGACACAAGGCTAATGTGTATTGAGTGAAACCAATCCTGGGCTGAGTTGCACTGATGCTTACAGAAGCAAATCCAATGAGACAGCATGGAGGGTTTGGTAATGCTATATACCAAATGTGGTAGATTGAATGGCAGAGAGCAACAGAGGAAGCAGTGAGTAGAGAGAGGTGGAGAAAAGGTGTGGCAACCTGctacattaaaaacaatatgTTAACCTTGCATGTGGTAGTATACTGGACCACCACAAGCACACAGACCCATACAGACACAACGTCCCATCACATTTTTGGCTCATAATGTACCACAGAAAAGTAGATAAGAAAACATTACCTTAACTCTGAGAACTTATGCTGACTACTCCAATCATTTTCATCCCAGAGTCAATCATTGAGATAAGAACTACGCCCTGCCAAGTCACTCTTTTTCCTCCATCATCTAAAAGGAAAGTAAGGGAGCGCCCAAAAGACAGAAGAGCACAGGAACAGGAAGACCGTGATCTGTCTGCTGGCTGGCTCTCTCCTtgcatgtgtgcctgtgtgtaatgtgacgTCTGTGGTGTGTGGCGATGTGTATGTGGGTGGGGAGAACAGAGCCTTTATGGGTgtgtttaatatttaataaggCATCTTTTAGGAACCCCACCCAGTGTGCTGCAAGAGAGGAGAGGTGAAAAGAACTTTTGTTTTGGGGGAAAATACAAAGAAGAAATGAAAAACATAACAAGGACTCCTTTCCAGTACAAAAGAAATTATCAGCAGGAAAGGTAGCAGTGTAGCAGAAAGAAAATCTGATCAATTATCCACAATATGGTACAAAGACTAAAGCCATATAATCCTTCCGGCTCAAGATATTTTACCAACAAGCTAAAGTAGCAATTTTCAGTGTGCATGCTGCAGCCCTATAATGTCATGATATCa contains:
- the ccser2a gene encoding serine-rich coiled-coil domain-containing protein 2 isoform X4, which translates into the protein MCICASPFSMKLKRDEGTTPTGVTTPTSPGDGVEDKAQIQLPSLAKEVKNGFPATPKMRRSGAFMVAVSSPKAIPKQSLTMSPKVGTKLGQSPLNVSPKKGHNGSSIPARTGSESRLVRPRLGSSSPRSSSQDSLSQSSDSLKTLALDNMVRSNSFTHFKQIPSPTSQPMTRSFSFNRAVELAKPLANTQLRPPRSSFLKPPQLSNGRVGLGLGGLNGSLGGSGGLCGGLGGHQYSRTSSAASSLPTLSISPAPTTPSALKKPLLPSSVLTKSLGSSGGSLGYRLSRSGQAKQQKPLFLGRVKGDIRPSATSECAGLLGIAKDIEQTVEAAKADSHSDSDGSSGEKGGESSMLRKSSGQTAGETLEDMSLSSASSLDRGDTSEEFLDDIDCVGDVFSDSDLPDNRKTGSTTQTRLQSFLNETLDWDTMDLAGNTEESPMQDSQGPLDLSSEQGDVLQASSVELSPSNSSGGTYMWDEDGLEPLGGPGPCDSYDDSELNSMDILNNLDPPGTGELDEDDLMLDVDLPEDGLHDADRMSHFARSERAGRQGQRHRHHRWSGPDHFYNDSRAHVVQHYDGLKTSRISSRPIPSEGRQHGYMAMLDELTLEHMTQDCSSLKNQLLRLKTLLQLEDTDSPADVPEEIEDNTTVSQLEELIKEVQVLREELRSRDKTIAQLTLQCQQLQQHQRKQIAGKSAQGQPVRCQCHHQRAPTSLRHSDRQMDKQIQHQYDKATQTYWRPPSHAGVLPTPLLSPWQPQHQGLTRTSMPQRRQTSNTTAFQPLPQRAPPPGKTSKNSPHRGPQ
- the ccser2a gene encoding serine-rich coiled-coil domain-containing protein 2 isoform X1: MCICASPFSMKLKRDEGTTPTGVTTPTSPGDGVEDKAQIQLPSLAKEVKNGFPATPKMRRSGAFMVAVSSPKAIPKQSLTMSPKVGTKLGQSPLNVSPKKGHNGSSIPARTGSESRLVRPRLGSSSPRSSSQDSLSQSSDSLKTLALDNMVRSNSFTHFKQIPSPTSQPMTRSFSFNRAVELAKPLANTQLRPPRSSFLKPPQLSNGRVGLGLGGLNGSLGGSGGLCGGLGGHQYSRTSSAASSLPTLSISPAPTTPSALKKPLLPSSVLTKSLGSSGGSLGYRLSRSGQAKQQKPLFLGRVKGDIRPSATSECAGLLGIAKDIEQTVEAAKADSHSDSDGSSGEKGGESSMLRKSSGQTAGETLEDMSLSSASSLDRGDTSEEFLDDIDCVGDVFSDSDLPDNRKTGSTTQTRLQSFLNETLDWDTMDLAGNTEESPMQDSQGPLDLSSEQGDVLQASSVELSPSNSSGGTYMWDEDGLEPLGGPGPCDSYDDSELNSMDILNNLDPPGTGELDEDDLMLDVDLPEDGLHDADRMSHFARSERAGRQGQRHRHHRWSGPDHFYNDSRAHVVQHYDGLKTSRISSRPIPSEGRQHGYMAMLDELTLEHMTQDCSSLKNQLLRLKTLLQLEDTDSPADVPEEIEDNTTVSQLEELIKEVQVLREELRSRDKTIAQLTLQCQQLQQHQRKQIAGKSAQGQPVRCQCHHQRAPTSLRHSDRQMDKQIQHQYDKATQTYWRPPSHAPQILQPFNPCLNEHLHQGRLVKTPPTEGHSDLTRSRSEEGMHIDANRPLEDLMANVSGPAHPDEMSHLLSTNLHRPGFGAPQGVIARDSPASAAQSAAEHERRAPAVIPQSSVTAKSAGSTSPRMLQPPRLHKRVSLPSLKPGGTGGFASLKTGCSLGPLANHIKQLPPPSRGLPCFNAGPQVQASSLCRASLLQPRRASEPCRFPRCSHSSLEEPDQGTLKGPGSAKILIPLSRSCLPKPKIP
- the ccser2a gene encoding serine-rich coiled-coil domain-containing protein 2 isoform X2 codes for the protein MCICASPFSMKLKRDEGTTPTGVTTPTSPGDGVEDKAQIQLPSLAKEVKNGFPATPKMRRSGAFMVAVSSPKAIPKQSLTMSPKVGTKLGQSPLNVSPKKGHNGSSIPARTGSESRLVRPRLGSSSPRSSSQDSLSQSSDSLKTLALDNMVRSNSFTHFKQIPSPTSQPMTRSFSFNRAVELAKPLANTQLRPPRSSFLKPPQLSNGRVGLGLGGLNGSLGGSGGLCGGLGGHQYSRTSSAASSLPTLSISPAPTTPSALKKPLLPSSVLTKSLGSSGGSLGYRLSRSGQAKQQKPLFLGRVKGDIRPSATSECAGLLGIAKDIEQTVEAAKADSHSDSDGSSGEKGGESSMLRKSSGQTAGETLEDMSLSSASSLDRGDTSEEFLDDIDCVGDVFSDSDLPDNRKTGSTTQTRLQSFLNETLDWDTMDLAGNTEESPMQDSQGPLDLSSEQGDVLQASSVELSPSNSSGGTYMWDEDGLEPLGGPGPCDSYDDSELNSMDILNNLDPPGTGELDEDDLMLDVDLPEDGLHDADRMSHFARSERAGRQGQRHRHHRWSGPDHFYNDSRAHVVQHYDGLKTSRISSRPIPSEGRQHGYMAMLDELTLEHMTQDCSSLKNQLLRLKTLLQLEDTDSPADVPEEIEDNTTVSQLEELIKEVQVLREELRSRDKTIAQLTLQCQQLQQHQRKQISAQGQPVRCQCHHQRAPTSLRHSDRQMDKQIQHQYDKATQTYWRPPSHAPQILQPFNPCLNEHLHQGRLVKTPPTEGHSDLTRSRSEEGMHIDANRPLEDLMANVSGPAHPDEMSHLLSTNLHRPGFGAPQGVIARDSPASAAQSAAEHERRAPAVIPQSSVTAKSAGSTSPRMLQPPRLHKRVSLPSLKPGGTGGFASLKTGCSLGPLANHIKQLPPPSRGLPCFNAGPQVQASSLCRASLLQPRRASEPCRFPRCSHSSLEEPDQGTLKGPGSAKILIPLSRSCLPKPKIP
- the ccser2a gene encoding serine-rich coiled-coil domain-containing protein 2 isoform X3 yields the protein MCICASPFSMKLKRDEGTTPTGVTTPTSPGDGVEDKAQIQLPSLAKEVKNGFPATPKMRRSGAFMVAVSSPKAIPKQSLTMSPKVGTKLGQSPLNVSPKKGHNGSSIPARTGSESRLVRPRLGSSSPRSSSQDSLSQSSDSLKTLALDNMVRSNSFTHFKQIPSPTSQPMTRSFSFNRAVELAKPLANTQLRPPRSSFLKPPQLSNGRVGLGLGGLNGSLGGSGGLCGGLGGHQYSRTSSAASSLPTLSISPAPTTPSALKKPLLPSSVLTKSLGSSGGSLGYRLSRSGQAKQQKPLFLGRVKGDIRPSATSECAGLLGIAKDIEQTVEAAKADSHSDSDGSSGEKGGESSMLRKSSGQTAGETLEDMSLSSASSLDRGDTSEEFLDDIDCVGDVFSDSDLPDNRKTGSTTQTRLQSFLNETLDWDTMDLAGNTEESPMQDSQGPLDLSSEQGDVLQASSVELSPSNSSGGTYMWDEDGLEPLGGPGPCDSYDDSELNSMDILNNLDPPGTGELDEDDLMLDVDLPEDGLHDADRMSHFARSERAGRQGQRHRHHRWSGPDHFYNDSRAHVVQHYDGLKTSRISSRPIPSEGRQHGYMAMLDELTLEHMTQDCSSLKNQLLRLKTLLQLEDTDSPADVPEEIEDNTTVSQLEELIKEVQVLREELRSRDKTIAQLTLQCQQLQQHQRKQIAGKSAQGQPVRCQCHHQRAPTSLRHSDRQMDKQIQHQYDKATQTYWRPPSHAGVLPTPLLSPWQPQHQGLTRTSMPQRRQRVEHLVQYFTDTACLKYYSLSTPASTSTSTRED